The Algiphilus sp. sequence GCGGCCAGATGATCGCCGCCCGCTCCGACTCCGCCCAGATCATCGGTTCCGTCACTCCCTCCGGGGGACGGTTCGCCACCGTCGTCCGGAGCAGCGCCATGTCCGCCGGCTCCTCCTCCACCGCACGCCGCCAGTCCCAGCAGCGCGCCGATCAGCGCGACCGCCATCGGGCTCCGGGTATGAGGGGCGCGTCCGGTCTCCTCGCGATGCGCGCGCATCAGGCCCTCCCTTTTACTTTGACATAAGTTAAAACATGCCGGGCACGGCGTCGAGCTCCCGGCCGCGCCGCTAGGCGCCGCAGCCGTTGGGCAGCAGACCCGTCACGCGCTCGCTCCACGACCACAGCGCCTTGGCGGCGACCGCGTCCTCGGCACCGGGCTTGGGCCGCCGCTGCCGGCAGTCGATGAAGTAAGCGCCCGAGGTGTCCGCCACCTCCGGCGATGTGGCGAGGTACACCGATGTGCGCGCCCCGCGCTCGGGGCTGCGGAAGAAGGGACGCAGCGTTGCCATCGCGACGCGTCCGATGCGCCCGTTGTTGGTCCCCAGCGATGTCGCGACCGCGCCCGGATGGAGACAGTTGGCGGTGACGCCGGTGCCGCCCAGCTGTCCGGCGAGCGAGCGCGTCCAGAGGATGTTGCAGAGCTTGGAATGGCCGTAGACGGTGAGCGCGCGATAGGCACCGCGGCGATACTCCGGATCGTCGGCCCGGAAGCCGCGCACGAAGCCGTGGGCGTTCGAGGCCACCGTCACCACGCGTGCGGGCGCGCTCTCGACCAATCGCGGGCGCAGCAGCTCGGTGAGCAGGAAGGGCGCCAGATGATTGACCGCCAGTGTTTCCTCGATGCCGTCGGACGTCTCACGCCGTTCGAGATTCACGACACCGGCATTGTGGATCAGCACATGCAGCGGACCGCCCATCTGCAGGAAGGCCGCCGCCGCCGAGCGGATAGCGGCCTGGCGGGTCAGATCCGCCTCCCACACGCGTGCATCCACGGCCCCGGCAGCGCGCAGCTCCTTCGCCAGCGCCTCCCCCCTTGCCGCATCCCGGCACATCAGGTGCAGAGCGGCGCCGGCTTCGGCCAGCGCGTGCGCCGTGGCACGACCGATCCCGCTGGTGGGACCGGTAATGAGGCAGACCCTTCCCTGCATGGACATCCGATATCACTGGTTTCGGGCGCCTCATCTTGCACGTTGTGAAGCCACGCATCACCCGGAAACGGACGAGGCGCCCGCGGTCGTGCCGTCCGACGATCGACGCTCCCCCTTCGAGGAGCCCGCCGCATGAACCGCACCGATTTCCGCCACACCTTCGGTCCGTGGGCCGTCGTCGCGGGCGCCTCGGAAGGATTGGGCCGAGCCTACGCCGAGGCACTGGCGGCGCGCGGTCTGGACATTCTCCTGCTGGCGCGGCGCGGCGAGCCGCTCAAAGCCGTCGCGACCGCGCTGCGCAGCGCGCACGGCGTCGCGGCGCACCCCGTGGTGCTCGATCTCGCCGCCGACGATGTCGAGGCGCAGCTGCGCGCGGCCGTTGCCGGACGCGATGTCGGGCTGCTGGTCTACGATGCCGCCGCCACGCGCATCCAGCCCTTCGCCGATGCGCCACTCGATGCGCACCGGCGCATCGTCGACGTCAACTGCCGCGGCCCCGTCGCGGCCTGCCACGTGCTGGTTCCGAGGCTGCGCGCGCGCGGTCGCGGCGGCATCGTGCTGATGTCGAGCATGTCGTCGCTGCAGGGCTCCGCGCTGATCGCCAGCTACGCCGCCAGCAAGGCCTTCAACACCATCCTCGCCGAGAGCCTGTGGGAGGAGCTGCGTCACGACGGCGTGCACGTGCTCGCCAGCATCGCCGGAGCCGTCAGCACCCCGTCCTACCGCCAGAACACCCCGGCCGACAAGCAGCGCAAGGCGATGCCGATGACACCCGAGGCCGTCGCGGCGCAGACCCTCGATGCGCTGGCCCGGGGTCGTGGCCCCCGCTTCGTGCCGGGTCGGATCAATCGGCTGGTCTACGTGCTGTCCGGCCTGTTCGGCAGCCGTGCCCGCACGCGCTTCTTCAGCAGGGCCACGCGCGACCTGTACGGATGACCCGGCGCCTCCTCCGGCGATCTCGCGCAAAAGGGTGAGGCGGACTCACCAGGGCCGTTGCTAGCGTTTCCGTCGGGACGCGCCATCCGGTGTGTCCCGTCCAGATTCCCGGGGAGCCCAGCATGTCCGAATCCGTCCTGGTGAAGCGCCGCGACGCGGTGCAGTGGATCACCATCAACCGCGAGGAACGCCGCAACGCCATCAATCAGGAAGTCATCGCCCGCATCGGCGACGGCATCCGCCAGGCAGTGGCGGAGGGCGCCCGCGCCATCGTGCTGACCGGCACCGGCGAGAAGGCCTTCTGCGCCGGCGCCGACCTGGCCAGGAACGTCAAGGGTGGCGCCTTCGCGGTCGATTTCTCGCAGCCCAAGCACTACATCGTGAAGCTCTTCAAGGAGCTCGAGGAGTGCCCGCTGCCGCTGATCGCGCGCGTCAACGGCCACGTCATGGCCGGCGGCTTCGGGCTGCTCTGCGCCTGCGACATGGCGGTTGCGGCCGACGATATCCGCATCGGCACCACCGAGTCGAAGATCGGCCTGACGCCGATGATGATCCTGCCCTACATGCTGCGCATGCTGCCCGCGCGCAAGCTGCAGGAGATGTGCATCACCGGCGAGCAGTTCAGCGCCGCCGAGGCGCTCGAATGGGGCGTGTTCAACTACGTGGTGCCGCGCGCGGAGCTGGACACCAAGCTGGACTGGCTGCTGGAGCGCACCGTCGGCAAGTCGCCGACGGCGGTGCGCCTCGGCAAGCAGGCCTTCCACGCCATGCGCGACATGACGCTCCCGCAGGCGCTGGAGTACGCCCAGGCCATGGTGCCGGTGATGTCCTCCACCGAGGACGCCACCGAGGGCATGGGCGCATTCCAGGAGAAGCGCGCGCCGCAGTGGACGGGGCGATGAGCGGGACGGCACTGCGCATCGGCTGTGCCTCGGGCTTCTGGGGCGACAGCGCAGAGGCTACCGGCCAGCTCGTCGACAGCGGGCAGATCGACGTGCTGGTCTTCGACTACCTCGCCGAGATCACTATGTCGCTGCTGGCCAAGGCACGCGCCAAGGACCCGCAGGCCGGCTACGCCACCGACTTTCCGTCGGTCGTTGCCGCGCAGGCCGCGAAGGTCGCGGCGCAGGGCATCAAGGTGGTCAGCAACGCCGGCGGCGTCAATCCGGCGGCCTGCAAGGCGGCCATCGACAGCAAGCTGGCCGAGCAGGGTGTCGACCTGAAGGTGGCCATCGTCACCGGCGACGATCTGCTCGAGCGCGCCGGCGAACTGCAGAATCGCGACATCCGCGAGATGTTCAGCGGCACCGCCTTCCCGGCGAAGCCGTGGAGCATCAACGCCTATCTGGGCGCCTTCCCCATCGCGAAGGCGCTGGCCGACGGCGCGGACATCGTCATCACCGGCCGCTGCGTCGACAGCGCGGTGGCGCTGGGCCCGCTGATCCATCACTTCGGCTGGTCGGCCACCGATTACGACCAGCTCGCCATGGGCAGCCTGGCGGGCCATGTCATCGAATGCGGCGCACAGGCCACCGGCGGCATCACCACCGACTGGCGCGCCGTGGCGGACCAGTGGGACGACATGGGCTACCCCATCGCCGAAGTCGCCGCCGACGGCAGCTTCACGGTGACCAAGCCCGACGGCACCGGCGGGCGCATCACGCCGGAGACCGTCGCCGAGCAGATCGTCTACGAGATCGGCGATCCCGGCCGCTACCTGCTGCCCGATGTGTGCTGCGACTTCCGCAACGTGCGCTGCGAGCAGGCGGGCGACGATCGCGTGGCGGTCAGCGGCGGCCGGGGCGCCGCGCCGGGCGATGACTACAAGGTCTGCGCCACCTACCAGGACGGCTTCCGCGCCACCGGCACGATGATGATCGGTGGCCCCGAGGCGGTGGAGAAAGCCGAGGCCGTGGCCGCGGCCATCCTCAAGCGCACGCGCCGGCTCTTCGAGCGACGCGGACTGGGCGACTACCGCCGCGCCCACGTCGAGACGCTGGGCGCCGAGGCCAACTGGGGGGACCGGTCGCAGAGCCGGCACACGCGCGAAGTCATCCTCAAGATCGCCGTGCACCACGACAGCCGCGATGCGCTCGAGATCTTCTCGCGCGAGTTCATCCCGCCGGCCACCAGCATGGCGCAGGGCATCACCGGCTTCGCCGGCGGCCGCCCCAAGGTGACGCCGCTGCTGCGCCTGTTCTCCTTCGTGCTGGCCAAGACCGAGGTCCCGGTGGCCGTCGACGGCACGACCTGCGAGATCCCTGCCGGCGGGCAGCTAGCCGCCGTCGAGCCGGCCGCGAAGGGCGCCGGCGAGAAGCCGGACGGCGAGATGGTCGAAGTCCCGCTGCGCGCGATCGCCTTCGGCCGCAGCGGCGACAAGGGCGACAGCGCCAACATCGGCGTGCTCGCGCGCCGGCCGGCGTTCCTGCCCGTGCTGCAGGCCGAGCTGACCGGCGGCGCGGTACGCGCCTGGATGGGCCATCTGCTGGAAGGCGCCGTCACGCGCTTCGACTGGCCGGGTCTGGACGGCCTGAACTTCTACTGCGAGCAGGCCCTCGGCGGCGGCGGCACGGCCAGTCTGCGCTACGACCCGCAGGGCAAGATGCTGGCGCAGATCCTCATGGATTGTCCGGTGCACGTGCCCAAAGCCTGGGTCGATGAGGGTCTGGTGCAGGCATGAAGCAGTGTTTGAACCACAGATTTCACGGATTCACACCGATTTCACGGGCTCCGGTGGGCGCTGACTGCGTCAGCGCCACCGGAACAAATCCCCGAAGTCCGTGGAATCTGTGGTTCATCCCTGGCCCCATCCAGACGCGGCCGGTGCGCTAGCGCGATGAGCGACGGCCCCGTCCAGCGCCAGCACGCCGCGCGCATGCCGCGCGCCGAGCGCGTCGAGACCATCCTCGAGGCGGCACGCGCCGCCTTCACCGAGAAGGGTTTCGATGCCACCACGGTGGCCGGCATCGCGACACGCATCGATGTGGTCGAGGGCACCATCTACAAGTACTTCGACAGCAAGCGCGACCTGCTCCTGGCGGTACTGGCGCGCTGGTACGAGGCGCTGCTGGCAAGCGGCCGCACCGCCCTCCGCGAGGCCGATACGCCGCGAGCCGGGCTGCTGGCGCTGGTCCGCCTGCATCTGCAGGCCATTCACGACGACCCGCCGCTGTGTCGCCTGATGTTCCGCGAGGTGCGCGGCGAACGCGACTACGAGGGCTCGGTGCTGCACCGGCAGAACCAGCGCTACACCGGCCTGCTGGCCGACGTGCTGCGCGACGGCATGACGCAGGGGCACTTCCGCGCCGACCTGCCGGTGGCGCTGCTGCGCGACACCGTGTACGGCGGCATCGAGCACCACAGCTGGTCCTTCCTCTTCGGTCGCGGTCGGGCGCTGCAGGTTGGGCTGCTGGCCGAGCAGATCACCGATCTCGTCTGCCGCGGCATCGAGCCGCGCTGAGACCGCATCCCCTACCCCCACGATTCGCGAGCCAACGGCTGAAACCACGATGAGCAGATCCGAACCCTCCTGGCCCTTCGACACGGTGCTGGTCGCCAACCGCGGCGAGATCGCGTTGCGCGTGATCCGCACCGTGCATGCTCTCGGCCTCCGCGCGGCGGTGGTGTTTCATGCCGCCGACCGCGGCAGTCCGGCGGTGACCGCTGCCGATGCCGCCGCGGAAATCACCGGCGAGACCCCGGTTGCGGCCTATCTCGACGGCGCGCAGATCGTCGAGGCCGCGAAGAAGACCGGCGCCGGCGCCATCCACCCCGGCTACGGCTTCCTCTCCGAGAACGCCGAGTTCGCGCGCGCCGTCGAGGCCGCCGGCATCGCCTTCGTCGGCCCCAAGCCCGAGCAGATCGAGCTGATGGGCGACAAGGTGCGCGCCCGCGGCTTCGTCGAGAAGAGCGGCTTTCCCGTCGCGCCCTCGGCCATCGAGGACGACAACCCCGAAGACTTCAATGAGCGCGCCCGCGCCGTCGGCGCGCCGCTGCTCATCAAGCCCTCCGCCGGCGGCGGCGGCAAGGGCATGCGCATCGTGCGCGACCTGGACAAGCTGGAAGCCGAGATCGCCACCGCGCGCAGCGAGGGCCAGCGCTACTTCGGCGACGGGCGGCTCTACGTCGAGCGCTTTGTCGACAATCCGCGCCACATCGAGGTCCAGGTGCTGGGGGACGCCCACGGCAATGTCGTGCACGTCTTCGAGCGCGAGTGCTCGGTGCAGCGCCGCTTCCAGAAGATCGTCGAGGAGTCGCCCGCGCCCGTGCTGTCGCAGTCCGAGCGCGAGCACATCAGCGAGACCGCCGCCGGCATTGCGCGCGCCATCGGCTACCGCGGTGCCGGCACGGTCGAGTTCATCTACGGCAACGGGGAATTCTTCTTCCTGGAGATGAACACCCGCCTGCAGGTCGAGCATCCGGTCACCGAGGAAGTCACCGGCATCGACCTCGTGGCGAAGCAGCTCGCCATCGCGGCCGGCGAAGTGCTCGACCTGGAGCAGGCAGCCATCACAACGACGGGCCACGCCATCGAGCTGCGCATCTACGCCGAGGACCCGGCGGCTGGCTATCTGCCGACCACCGGCCCGATCCTGCGGCTGGTCCCGCCGACCGGCGAGCGCGTGCGCTGGGACGGCGGCGTCGTCGAGGGCGGTGCGGTCACGGCGGCCTTCGACCCGATGATCGCCAAGCTCATCGTCTGGGGGGCCGACCGTGAACAGGCCATCGCCCGCGCCCGCAGCGCGCTGGAGGAAACCGTGCTGCTCGGCTGCCAGACCAACACCGCTTTCCTGCGCGCGCTGATGGATCACCCCGACTTCGTGGCCGCCGAGATCCACACCGGCTATCTGGACGCCCACCCAGAGGTCGCGGAAGCGCGGCCGCCGGATGTCGACACGCTCACCCGCCTACTCGCCGCTGCGGCGCTGTCGACGCGGCCGATCCGCGATGTCGCCGACAGTACGCCGGTGCTGCACGCAGCGATTGGGGATTGGAGGAACTAATGACATCGCTTGCGGAACTGCGGGCCTCTCCCCTAACCCCTCTCCCGGCGGGATAGGGGAACGAGATAGACGGCGACGACAATGCCTGAACCACTCGAACGGCGAAGCCCCTCTCCCTCAGGGAGAGGGGTTGGGGAGAGGGCCGGCGCCAAACGCACGCAAGTTCAACGCGCCCGCTCCCTACGCAACCAACAAACCGACGCCGAAGCCCGCCTCTGGTACCACCTGCGCGCGCATCGCTTCCTGGGCCTGAAGTTCAAGCGCCAGCAGCCGATCGGGCATTTCATCGTTGACTTCATCTGCCAGCAGTGCGATCTCGTCATCGAGCTGGACGGCGGCCAGCATTCGGGCCAACAGGACTATGACGCGCAACGCAGTGCCTATCTACAAGCGCAGGGTTTGCGCGTGCTGCGCTTCTGGAACAACGACGTGCTGAACGAGACCGAGGCGGTGCTCGACCAGATTCGACGCTATTGCACCGACGAAACGCTTTCCCTCTCCCCTAACCCCTCTCCCGCACGCGGGAGAGGGGAACGAGACGAGTAACCCTATGCATCACGCATTCAAGCTGGAAGACAACGAACAACCGATGGCGCTGTCGCGCAGCGCGCACGGCTACCGGCTGCACCTGGCGGATCGGGTGCTGCCGGTGAACCTGCACCCCGAGGACGACGGCAGCGCGATCCTGACCGTGAACGGCGTCAGCGAGCGCGTCACGATCGCCACGCACGGCGACGACGTCTTCATCCACTGCCGGGGGCAGAACTGGCACCTGCGCTACGCGCACCCGCTGGAGCGGCTGGCGCAGCAGCTGCGCGGCGCCGAGGAGGACGTCCTGCGCGCCCCCATGCCCGGAAGCATCGTGCGGCTGGAGGTAGAAGCGGGCGACGCGGTCACGGCCGGGCAGACGCTGCTGGTCATGGAGAGCATGAAGATGGAGACGACGCTGGCCGCGCCACGCGACGGCACCGTCGCCGAGGTCCACTTCGCCATCGCGCAGAGCTTCGACCGCGATGCGGTGCTGCTGACGCTGGAGCCGACCGAATGATCGCCCGCGCCCACCACTGCGCCACCGCCCGCCAGGAACACCGGACATGAAACGCATCCAGACCACCATCAGCACCGCCTCGCCCGACTACCAGGCCAATCTCGCGCACAACCGCGACCTGGTCGCCGCCTTCCGCGAGCATCAGCGTCGCGCCCGCGAGGACCGCCCGCAGCGCGACTTCGATCGCCTCGACAAGCAGGGCAAGCATTTCGTGCGCAAGCGGCTGGAGCTGCTGCTCGACGCCGGCACGCCTTTCCTGGAGCTGTCCTCGCTGGCCGCCAACGAGCTCTACGACGGCGAGGTCCCGGGCGCGGCCTGCGTCACCGGCATCGGCATCGTCGCCGGCCGCGAGGTCGTCATCAATGCCGGCGACGCCAGCGTCAAGGGCGGCGCCTGGTATCCGATCACGGTCAAGAAGACGGTGCGCGCGCTCGACATCGCCATCGAGAACCGGCTGCCGGTGATCCATCTCTGCGACTCGGCCGGCGGCTTCCTGCCGGAGCAGGCCGAGCTCTTCGCGGACAAGTACTACGCCGGCCGCATCTTCCGCAACCAGTGCATGCTCTCGAAGATGGGCATCCAGCAGGTGGCGGTGGTATTGGGCCACTGCACGGCCGGCGGCGCCTACGTCCCCGGGCTGTCGGACTACAACGTCATCGTGCGCGGCACCGGTGCCATCTTCCTGGCCGGCCCGCCGCTGGTGAAGGCCGCCACCGGCGAGGAGGTCAGCGTCGAGGATCTGGGCGGCGCCGACATGCATACCTCCACCTCCGGCACGGCGGACTATCCGGCCTCCAGCGAGGAGGAGGGCATCGCCATCGCGCGCGACATCGTCGGCCAGTTCAAGCGCCCGACCAAGGCGCAGATCGAGTGGCAGGAACCGGAGGCGCCCTACTACCCCGCCGAGGAGCTCTACGGCGTCATCCCGAAGGACATCAAGGCGCAGTTCGACATGCGCGAGGTCATCGCGCGCGTGGTCGACGGCTCGCGCTTCCACGAGTATCAGCCCAACTACGGCAAGACCCTGATCTGCGGCTATGCGCATATCTGGGGCTACAAGGTGGGGATCCTCGGCAACAATGGCGTGCTCTTCAACGACAGCGCACTCAAGGGCGCGCACTTCATCGAGCTGTGCAACCAGAACCGCACGCCGATCATCTTCCTGCAGAACATCACCGGCTTCATGGTCGGCCGCGCCTACGAGGAGCAGGGCATCACCAAGGACGGCGCCAAGATGATCATGGCCGTCTCCAACTGCGAGGTGCCCAAGATCACGGTGATGTGCCACGGCAGCTTCGGCGCCGGCAACTACGGCATGTCCGGCCGCGCCTTCGATTCGCGCTTCGTCTTCGCCTGGCCGAATCACCAGATCTCGGTCATGGGGGCCGAGCAGGCCGCCAACACGCTCGCGGACGTCAAGTTCCGTCAGCTGGAAAAGCAGGGCCAGCAGCTCTCCGACGAGGACTACAACGCGATCCGCGATCCGGTGCTGGCCGAGTTCAAGCGCAAGTCCTCGGCCTACTGGTCGACCTCCGAGATCTGGGACGACGGCATCATCGACCCAGCCGACACGCGCAACGTGCTGGGCATCGCGCTGTCCGCGGCGCTCAATACCGAGATCGGCGATCCGCGCTACGGCGTCTTCCGCATGTAGGCTGTGGTCATGGAGCCTGCCACCGCCAGTCAACCGGATACCGCAAGCGGCGACCACCTCGTCCGCAAGGCGGTAGTGGTGGGGCTGCGCACGCGCTTCGTCATGCGGTGCATGCGCTTCCTGCTGCGGCCCTGGCTGAGCTTCGTGCTGGGCGGCCCGCACAAGCGCATCGCCCGCATCCAGCTGCGCCTGGCTGCACAGGCATGCCGCGACAGCGCCGGCCTGGCCGTGGTCTACCGCGTGCTCGGCAAGTGCCCCGGGCATGCGGTGGGGGATATCGACGCCACCGACGCGCCGGTCGTGCTCTATCTGCACGGCGGCGGCTTCGTCCTGCCGGCGGTACCTGCCACCCACGTCAGCCTGCTGGCACGCATCTGCCGCGACCTGGGCGCATCCGGCTTCATGGCCGACTACCGACTCGCGCCGTTCAACCACTTCCCCGCCGCGCTCGACGACTGCGAGCAAGCCTATCGGGCGCTGCTCGATCGCGGCTTCCCGGCGCACCGCATCGTGATGGCGGGCGAGTCCGCCGGCGGCAATCTGCTGCTCGGCCTGCTCCAGCGGATCCGGCGCGCCGGGCTGCCGATGCCGGCCGGCGCCGTGCCGATCTCGCCGGTGACCGAGATGGGTCGCATCCACGCCCCGCCGGCGCGTGCGCGGCTGCGCAACCGCGATCCGATCCTGCCCGCCGAGGGCCTGCATCGCATCGACCCGATCTACTCCGGCGGGCACGATGCCGCCGATCCCGAGCTGTCCCCGCTGTACATGGACTGCCACGACCTGCCGCCGATCCGTTTCCTGGTCAGCGATGGCGAGATCCTCCTCGACGACACCCTGCTGCTCGCCGAGCGCATGCGCGATGCCGGCACCGATGTGCGGGTCGACGTGTGGCCGAAGCTGCCCCACGGGTTCCCGCTGTTCGGTGCCGTCATGCCGGAAGTCGTGGAAGCGCGCCACGACATGACAGCCTTCATGCGTCACTGCCTGGAGAATCGGGCGGGCTGAGCGACGATCCCCCCGGGCAGTCCGCGTGTGCAGGCGCACCAACCACCCGGCATGAATGGACGGCCTCGCCCGCGCTCGGACTGCCGGCAGCCCGACCACCCGCCCAACGCAGCTGCGCAGGCTTGACGCACGCTACCGTCGCGCCCATCTCCCCGGGTGCGGCGCATCCGCGACGCGACACCGCGACCGCTCCCCCGTTCCGGCGGCCGCGCTGCATCGCGACGGCAGCGCCCCGTCAGCGGCCTCCCCCGCTTGCTGCCGACGCGTGAGGCCCGCGTGCGCGACGCGCCGATACGCGGCCCGACTGCCGCGCCACGGGCCGGCGCACAAAAAAGCCCCGGCACGATGGCCGGGGCTCGAAGGGATCGGCGGTGATCCGGTGCGTCAGCGCACCCGGAACTCCACGCGACGGTTGTTGGCGCGACCTTCCTCGGTGTCGTTGGTATCGATCGGGATGGTTTCACCGTAACCCACCGGCGTCATGCGACCGCCGCTGATGTCCTTCTGCATCAGGTAGGTCTTGACCGAATTGGCGCGCCGCTCGGAAAGGCCGAGGTTGTACTCGTCCGGACCGATGCTGTCGGTGTGACCCTCGACGTCGACATCGACATCCGGGTAGGCCTTCAGCACTTCGGCGGCCTGATCGAGGATGTCCTTCGACTCCGGCGTCAGCCGGGCCGAGTCGAACTCGAAGTTGACGCCGCGGAGGATGAAGTTCTGCGTCCGCTCCACCGCGAAGCCCTCGGCATCGGCAGGCTCGCCCGGCCGCGCGAGACGTCGGTCACCGACCAGCGCACAGCCGTTGGGCAGCACGGTGGCACCGGGCGGCGACTGCGGGCACTCGTCGAGATGGTCGGGCACGCCATCGCCGTCCGAGTCGAGCGGACAGCCATCGGCGTCGACCGGAATGCCGGGCGGCGTGTTCGGGCACTTGTCCTTGAAGTCGGAGACACCGTCATTGTCGGAGTCGGTGAACGGACAGCCGCGCTGGTCGACCCGTTCGCCCTCCGGCGTGTTCGGGCATTCGTCGAGGTAGTCCGGTACGCCGTCGCCGTCGGAATCGATCGGGCAGCCGTACTGATCCACGGTGGCGCCTTCGGGCGTGCCCGGGCAGCGATCCTTGTGGTCCGGCACGCCATCGCCGTCCGAGTCGATCGGGCAGCCGTACTGATCGACCGTCACGCCAGGCGGCGTGTTGGGGCACTCGTCCCGGTGGTCCGGGATGCCGTCCGCGTCGGAATCCGGCGGGAACTCGCCGAGCTTGAGGCGCACGCCGAACAGCGCGGTCCAGGTGTAGAAGTCCTCGTCGCGCGGAATGCCCGGCGGCTCGGCGTTGACCTGATCGATGTGGTACCGACCCGACGCGATGAACTCGAGGCTGCGGCTCAGCGGATAGGTGAAGCCGCCTCCGAACTGCAGGCCCGGACCGGTGGTGCTCTCGTCGAGGAAATCGATGTCGTGCATGTTGGCGCCGGCCATCAGGAAAGGCCGGAAACCGCCGACATCCTCGACGTTCGGACCGCGAAGCAGGTAGACGACCGCGTTGACGCCGGCCGTGAAACGCTCGTAGTCGGTGGCCGGCGCGGGCACGCCGAGATCAGCGTAGCCGGCCTCGAGCTCGAGGGACAGCCAGGGAAGAATCGGGCGACCGATGGTGAAGTAGCCGGCCGGGCCATTGTCCAGATCGGACGAGTCCGAAAAGATCATGCCGCCCTGAGCCTGGATGTACCAGCGGTCATCGTAGTACTTGGCCCAGTCCCTGGCTCCGTCCTGCGCCCACGCTGCCCCCGTGAACACGAGTACCGCCAACATCAGACACGCTGATCGCTGAATCACGCTGCTACTCCCTGTATCCCGAATTTATGGTGCAGCCTGGGCGCGTCGGTGCGGGGTTTTCTTACACCGGGGAACTGCCAAGGCGCA is a genomic window containing:
- a CDS encoding SDR family NAD(P)-dependent oxidoreductase: MQGRVCLITGPTSGIGRATAHALAEAGAALHLMCRDAARGEALAKELRAAGAVDARVWEADLTRQAAIRSAAAAFLQMGGPLHVLIHNAGVVNLERRETSDGIEETLAVNHLAPFLLTELLRPRLVESAPARVVTVASNAHGFVRGFRADDPEYRRGAYRALTVYGHSKLCNILWTRSLAGQLGGTGVTANCLHPGAVATSLGTNNGRIGRVAMATLRPFFRSPERGARTSVYLATSPEVADTSGAYFIDCRQRRPKPGAEDAVAAKALWSWSERVTGLLPNGCGA
- a CDS encoding SDR family NAD(P)-dependent oxidoreductase — translated: MNRTDFRHTFGPWAVVAGASEGLGRAYAEALAARGLDILLLARRGEPLKAVATALRSAHGVAAHPVVLDLAADDVEAQLRAAVAGRDVGLLVYDAAATRIQPFADAPLDAHRRIVDVNCRGPVAACHVLVPRLRARGRGGIVLMSSMSSLQGSALIASYAASKAFNTILAESLWEELRHDGVHVLASIAGAVSTPSYRQNTPADKQRKAMPMTPEAVAAQTLDALARGRGPRFVPGRINRLVYVLSGLFGSRARTRFFSRATRDLYG
- a CDS encoding enoyl-CoA hydratase-related protein; this encodes MSESVLVKRRDAVQWITINREERRNAINQEVIARIGDGIRQAVAEGARAIVLTGTGEKAFCAGADLARNVKGGAFAVDFSQPKHYIVKLFKELEECPLPLIARVNGHVMAGGFGLLCACDMAVAADDIRIGTTESKIGLTPMMILPYMLRMLPARKLQEMCITGEQFSAAEALEWGVFNYVVPRAELDTKLDWLLERTVGKSPTAVRLGKQAFHAMRDMTLPQALEYAQAMVPVMSSTEDATEGMGAFQEKRAPQWTGR
- a CDS encoding acyclic terpene utilization AtuA family protein, whose product is MSGTALRIGCASGFWGDSAEATGQLVDSGQIDVLVFDYLAEITMSLLAKARAKDPQAGYATDFPSVVAAQAAKVAAQGIKVVSNAGGVNPAACKAAIDSKLAEQGVDLKVAIVTGDDLLERAGELQNRDIREMFSGTAFPAKPWSINAYLGAFPIAKALADGADIVITGRCVDSAVALGPLIHHFGWSATDYDQLAMGSLAGHVIECGAQATGGITTDWRAVADQWDDMGYPIAEVAADGSFTVTKPDGTGGRITPETVAEQIVYEIGDPGRYLLPDVCCDFRNVRCEQAGDDRVAVSGGRGAAPGDDYKVCATYQDGFRATGTMMIGGPEAVEKAEAVAAAILKRTRRLFERRGLGDYRRAHVETLGAEANWGDRSQSRHTREVILKIAVHHDSRDALEIFSREFIPPATSMAQGITGFAGGRPKVTPLLRLFSFVLAKTEVPVAVDGTTCEIPAGGQLAAVEPAAKGAGEKPDGEMVEVPLRAIAFGRSGDKGDSANIGVLARRPAFLPVLQAELTGGAVRAWMGHLLEGAVTRFDWPGLDGLNFYCEQALGGGGTASLRYDPQGKMLAQILMDCPVHVPKAWVDEGLVQA
- a CDS encoding TetR/AcrR family transcriptional regulator, which codes for MSDGPVQRQHAARMPRAERVETILEAARAAFTEKGFDATTVAGIATRIDVVEGTIYKYFDSKRDLLLAVLARWYEALLASGRTALREADTPRAGLLALVRLHLQAIHDDPPLCRLMFREVRGERDYEGSVLHRQNQRYTGLLADVLRDGMTQGHFRADLPVALLRDTVYGGIEHHSWSFLFGRGRALQVGLLAEQITDLVCRGIEPR
- a CDS encoding biotin carboxylase N-terminal domain-containing protein, coding for MSRSEPSWPFDTVLVANRGEIALRVIRTVHALGLRAAVVFHAADRGSPAVTAADAAAEITGETPVAAYLDGAQIVEAAKKTGAGAIHPGYGFLSENAEFARAVEAAGIAFVGPKPEQIELMGDKVRARGFVEKSGFPVAPSAIEDDNPEDFNERARAVGAPLLIKPSAGGGGKGMRIVRDLDKLEAEIATARSEGQRYFGDGRLYVERFVDNPRHIEVQVLGDAHGNVVHVFERECSVQRRFQKIVEESPAPVLSQSEREHISETAAGIARAIGYRGAGTVEFIYGNGEFFFLEMNTRLQVEHPVTEEVTGIDLVAKQLAIAAGEVLDLEQAAITTTGHAIELRIYAEDPAAGYLPTTGPILRLVPPTGERVRWDGGVVEGGAVTAAFDPMIAKLIVWGADREQAIARARSALEETVLLGCQTNTAFLRALMDHPDFVAAEIHTGYLDAHPEVAEARPPDVDTLTRLLAAAALSTRPIRDVADSTPVLHAAIGDWRN
- a CDS encoding endonuclease domain-containing protein; its protein translation is MPEPLERRSPSPSGRGVGERAGAKRTQVQRARSLRNQQTDAEARLWYHLRAHRFLGLKFKRQQPIGHFIVDFICQQCDLVIELDGGQHSGQQDYDAQRSAYLQAQGLRVLRFWNNDVLNETEAVLDQIRRYCTDETLSLSPNPSPARGRGERDE
- a CDS encoding biotin/lipoyl-containing protein, with amino-acid sequence MHHAFKLEDNEQPMALSRSAHGYRLHLADRVLPVNLHPEDDGSAILTVNGVSERVTIATHGDDVFIHCRGQNWHLRYAHPLERLAQQLRGAEEDVLRAPMPGSIVRLEVEAGDAVTAGQTLLVMESMKMETTLAAPRDGTVAEVHFAIAQSFDRDAVLLTLEPTE